In the genome of Chryseobacterium arthrosphaerae, one region contains:
- a CDS encoding Crp/Fnr family transcriptional regulator, whose product MKSSDESRNICLLFLFIFTAVMDSFKIFRNIPFFLELSDEEINILVSISTPKLLRKKEKLAEPGQSFNHLFIMSHGLLRFFFDDENGIESNLFLPSEKEAVIMETPESYAGETERKYTIEAVIESQLFLFSKNEFEDIAFQHKGIYNVYLKSLKMIITISKTRIEQFCSTSPHSRYEEFLETRPFTSQNANRKYIANFLGITPNSLSRMTARIHKKRNERKK is encoded by the coding sequence ATGAAATCCTCAGACGAATCAAGGAATATCTGTTTGTTATTTTTATTTATCTTTACTGCTGTCATGGATTCTTTTAAAATATTCAGGAATATTCCTTTCTTTCTGGAGCTGTCTGATGAAGAAATTAATATCCTGGTCAGCATCAGTACTCCGAAGCTTCTTCGTAAAAAAGAGAAGCTGGCAGAGCCTGGTCAGTCTTTTAATCATTTATTCATTATGTCTCACGGGTTGCTGAGATTTTTCTTTGATGATGAAAACGGAATTGAAAGTAACCTTTTTCTTCCCTCAGAAAAGGAAGCTGTCATTATGGAAACTCCGGAATCCTATGCTGGTGAGACTGAAAGAAAATATACTATAGAAGCCGTTATTGAAAGCCAGCTTTTCCTGTTCAGTAAAAATGAATTTGAAGACATCGCTTTTCAGCACAAGGGCATTTATAATGTATACCTCAAGTCTCTGAAGATGATCATCACTATATCAAAGACACGCATTGAGCAGTTTTGTTCCACCTCTCCGCATTCACGCTATGAAGAGTTTCTGGAAACAAGACCATTTACTTCTCAAAATGCCAACAGAAAGTATATTGCCAATTTTCTGGGCATTACTCCTAACTCTCTTTCAAGGATGACAGCCCGCATTCATAAAAAAAGGAACGAAAGAAAAAAATAA
- a CDS encoding isoaspartyl peptidase/L-asparaginase family protein, producing the protein MNNNRRSFIKKLGIATAALAVNPLDLMAAGLPENTPAEAISKPIVLSTWNFGLKANEEAWTVLGKGGKALDAVEKGVRLVELDPKERSVGYGGRPDRDGRVTLDACIMDENYNIGSVACLEHIKNPISVARAVMEKTPHVMLVGDGALQFALSQGFKKENLLTPESEKEWKEWLKTSQYKPVANIENHDTIGMIALDAQGNLSGACTTSGMAFKMHGRVGDSPIIGAGLFVDNEVGAATATGHGEEVIRTVGTHLVVELMRQGRNPQEACKEAVDRIVKINQRRNKNLKDIQVGFIAINKKGEYGSYCIQDGFNFAVYDQKGNRLEKPEFALK; encoded by the coding sequence ATGAACAATAACCGAAGAAGTTTTATAAAAAAGCTGGGAATTGCAACAGCAGCACTTGCCGTAAACCCGCTGGATCTGATGGCTGCCGGATTACCGGAAAATACACCCGCTGAAGCAATCAGTAAACCGATTGTACTTTCTACCTGGAATTTCGGTCTTAAAGCCAACGAAGAAGCCTGGACTGTCCTGGGAAAAGGAGGGAAAGCTTTGGATGCCGTTGAAAAAGGAGTGCGTCTTGTAGAACTGGATCCTAAGGAAAGAAGTGTAGGGTATGGAGGCCGGCCGGACAGAGACGGAAGAGTAACGCTGGATGCCTGTATCATGGACGAAAATTATAATATCGGTTCGGTAGCATGTCTGGAACATATCAAAAACCCGATTTCCGTTGCCAGAGCAGTGATGGAAAAGACCCCTCACGTAATGCTTGTAGGAGATGGTGCCTTACAGTTTGCCCTTTCACAAGGTTTTAAAAAAGAAAATCTTCTCACTCCCGAATCAGAAAAAGAATGGAAAGAATGGCTGAAAACCAGTCAGTATAAGCCTGTCGCCAATATTGAAAACCATGATACCATCGGAATGATCGCTCTGGATGCCCAGGGAAATCTTTCAGGTGCCTGTACAACGAGCGGGATGGCCTTTAAGATGCACGGAAGAGTAGGAGATTCTCCTATTATTGGCGCCGGTTTATTCGTAGATAATGAAGTAGGGGCGGCCACGGCCACCGGCCATGGTGAAGAAGTGATAAGAACTGTGGGCACCCATCTGGTTGTTGAACTGATGAGACAGGGCAGAAATCCGCAGGAAGCCTGTAAAGAAGCAGTGGACCGAATTGTAAAGATCAATCAGAGAAGAAATAAAAACCTGAAGGACATTCAGGTAGGCTTTATTGCCATCAACAAAAAAGGTGAATACGGTTCTTACTGTATTCAGGATGGGTTCAACTTTGCGGTTTACGACCAGAAAGGAAACCGTCTTGAGAAACCTGAATTTGCGTTGAAATAA
- a CDS encoding copper homeostasis protein CutC has translation MSKIEIACFNPESAIIAFENGADRIELCDGLSEGGTTPGFETTRQLREKINIPIFVMIRPRGGDFTYSESELEQMKKDLVQLKSLNVDGFVFGILNENDEVDIAQNKALVELAAPFQCTFHRAFDRAKNLEDSLEKVIECGFTTILTSGQKPNVSEGKENLKKLVELSDGRIEILVGGGLRSSNIEELRAFTNAGYFHSSAITDGGAFANPAEVVALKNK, from the coding sequence ATGTCAAAAATAGAAATAGCATGCTTTAATCCGGAATCGGCAATCATCGCTTTTGAGAACGGAGCAGACAGAATCGAATTATGTGACGGGCTGAGTGAGGGAGGAACAACTCCGGGTTTTGAAACCACCAGACAGCTTCGTGAGAAAATCAACATTCCGATTTTTGTCATGATTCGTCCAAGAGGAGGAGACTTTACGTATTCTGAATCTGAATTGGAACAGATGAAAAAAGATCTGGTTCAATTGAAATCCTTAAACGTAGATGGCTTTGTGTTTGGAATCCTGAATGAAAATGATGAGGTGGATATAGCGCAAAACAAAGCTTTGGTAGAACTGGCTGCACCGTTTCAATGTACATTTCATAGGGCATTCGACCGGGCAAAAAATCTGGAAGATTCTTTAGAAAAAGTAATAGAATGCGGTTTTACAACCATCCTTACTTCAGGTCAGAAGCCTAACGTATCAGAAGGGAAAGAGAATCTGAAAAAACTGGTTGAGCTTTCTGACGGCAGAATAGAAATTCTGGTAGGAGGCGGACTTCGATCTTCGAATATCGAAGAACTGAGAGCTTTCACCAATGCAGGATATTTCCATTCTTCAGCCATTACGGATGGTGGTGCTTTTGCCAATCCTGCTGAGGTTGTTGCCCTGAAGAATAAATAA
- a CDS encoding beta-mannosidase — MNKTILFAFIFIQTFIAAQSSEKNLSSENWQFRNSKDQHWLPAKVPGTVHLDLMNNKAIPDPFKDENEKKVQWIENEDWHYQTHFSISQKELENQHANLVFNGLDTFSEIYLNGKLLKKTDNMFRKWEIPVKNLLRKGDNELKITFRSAVEEGKKRAKQVPFTMPESPRSFVRKAQYQFGWDWGPRLVTAGIWKDVKIEFWNTARIETIKIEQKKLSGKSADLYIHTSILAEKEGKYTFRINDKANTVQLKKGNNRLAIPFTIRNPKLWQPNGWGEAFLYDMKFSLQNASEILSAQTLKLGLRTIELVQEKDAGGKSFYFKVNGNPVYIKGTNWIPADSFSPRITKGKYQKLIRDAKEANMNMIRIWGGGIYEDDEFYKACDENGILVWQDFMFAGSFYPGDETFLANVKEEVKDQVSRLQNHPSIALWCGNNEIDEAIVNWGYQKQFKYSKNDSLQVWKDYKKLFHEVIPRTLKENLTADKNIYWPSSPSIGWGHKESLTEGDSHYWGVWWGEQPFEIYNEKVGRFMSEYGFQGMPTLATTKTMFSGVPDLSLQNATIKAHEKHARGWEIINEYMKRDYNVPADFVKYNYVSQLLQARGMQIAIEAHRRAKPYNMGTLYWQLNDCWPVVSWSSIDYLGNWKAFHYQAKRSFEPLLISVAETEKAYDIYFINDLMNAVSATSGVELLDFDGNFLWGIDAADMIKANSSEKHFEISKTEFAKFDLSKAVLKMYVKNGSLHQEKLFFFKKPKDLKLTKPDITIKKISPTEIEVSADVFAKDVYLVGDTHFSDNFFDLLPKTSKRITLSKSLENIEVMSLWDTGN; from the coding sequence ATGAATAAAACTATCCTTTTTGCTTTCATTTTCATTCAGACATTTATTGCCGCCCAGTCTTCGGAAAAGAACCTGTCTTCTGAAAACTGGCAGTTCAGAAATTCAAAAGATCAGCACTGGCTTCCCGCAAAAGTACCGGGGACTGTTCATCTGGATCTGATGAATAATAAAGCGATTCCTGACCCTTTTAAAGATGAAAATGAGAAGAAAGTACAATGGATAGAAAATGAGGATTGGCACTATCAGACCCATTTCAGTATTTCTCAGAAAGAACTGGAAAACCAGCATGCCAACCTGGTATTCAACGGACTGGATACTTTTTCAGAGATTTATCTGAATGGAAAACTGCTGAAAAAAACAGATAATATGTTCAGGAAGTGGGAAATTCCGGTGAAAAATTTGCTGAGAAAAGGGGATAATGAACTGAAAATTACATTCAGATCTGCGGTGGAAGAAGGAAAAAAACGGGCTAAGCAGGTTCCGTTCACAATGCCGGAGTCGCCGAGAAGTTTTGTAAGAAAAGCACAGTATCAGTTTGGATGGGATTGGGGTCCGAGACTGGTAACGGCAGGAATCTGGAAGGATGTAAAAATTGAATTCTGGAATACTGCCAGGATTGAAACCATTAAGATTGAACAAAAAAAATTATCCGGTAAAAGTGCCGATTTATATATTCATACTTCAATTTTGGCTGAAAAAGAAGGAAAGTATACTTTTAGAATTAATGATAAGGCGAATACGGTTCAGCTAAAAAAAGGAAACAACCGGCTGGCTATTCCTTTTACCATTCGGAATCCGAAACTGTGGCAGCCTAACGGATGGGGGGAAGCATTTCTTTATGATATGAAATTTTCACTTCAGAATGCCTCGGAAATACTTTCTGCCCAAACATTGAAATTGGGGTTAAGAACAATAGAGCTGGTACAGGAAAAAGATGCCGGAGGAAAATCGTTTTATTTTAAAGTGAATGGAAACCCTGTCTATATTAAGGGAACCAACTGGATTCCGGCAGATAGTTTTTCACCAAGAATAACCAAAGGAAAATATCAGAAGCTGATCAGGGATGCCAAAGAGGCCAATATGAATATGATTCGTATCTGGGGCGGAGGAATTTATGAAGATGATGAGTTCTACAAAGCCTGTGATGAAAACGGAATTCTGGTATGGCAGGACTTTATGTTTGCAGGAAGCTTTTATCCGGGAGACGAAACGTTTTTAGCCAATGTAAAAGAAGAAGTGAAAGATCAGGTCAGCAGGCTTCAGAATCACCCTTCAATCGCTTTATGGTGCGGAAATAACGAAATAGATGAAGCCATTGTCAACTGGGGATATCAGAAACAGTTCAAATATTCAAAAAATGATTCCCTCCAGGTTTGGAAAGATTATAAAAAGCTGTTTCATGAGGTGATTCCCCGTACCTTAAAAGAAAATCTTACGGCAGATAAAAATATCTATTGGCCCAGCTCTCCCTCTATCGGATGGGGCCATAAGGAAAGCCTTACAGAAGGAGATTCCCATTACTGGGGCGTGTGGTGGGGCGAACAGCCATTTGAAATTTATAACGAAAAAGTAGGACGGTTCATGTCTGAATATGGCTTTCAGGGAATGCCGACGCTTGCAACCACAAAAACTATGTTTTCAGGAGTTCCGGACCTGAGCTTACAGAATGCAACCATAAAAGCTCACGAAAAGCATGCGAGAGGCTGGGAGATTATCAATGAATATATGAAGCGGGATTATAACGTTCCTGCAGACTTTGTGAAATACAATTATGTTTCCCAGTTATTACAGGCCCGTGGGATGCAGATTGCGATTGAAGCCCACCGTCGTGCAAAACCATACAATATGGGGACTTTATATTGGCAGCTTAATGACTGCTGGCCGGTGGTTTCATGGTCTTCTATTGATTACCTCGGAAATTGGAAAGCTTTCCATTATCAGGCAAAAAGAAGCTTTGAACCTCTGCTGATATCCGTTGCAGAAACAGAAAAAGCTTATGATATTTACTTTATTAATGATTTAATGAATGCTGTATCAGCAACTTCAGGGGTAGAGCTGTTAGATTTTGACGGTAATTTTCTGTGGGGAATAGATGCAGCAGATATGATAAAGGCCAATTCCAGTGAGAAGCACTTTGAAATTTCAAAAACAGAATTTGCAAAATTTGATTTATCAAAAGCGGTATTGAAAATGTATGTTAAGAATGGATCTCTGCACCAGGAAAAGTTATTTTTCTTTAAAAAACCAAAAGATTTAAAGCTTACCAAACCGGATATTACAATTAAAAAAATATCCCCGACGGAAATCGAAGTTTCAGCCGATGTTTTCGCAAAAGATGTCTATCTGGTAGGAGATACGCATTTCAGTGATAATTTCTTTGATCTTCTTCCCAAAACTTCGAAAAGGATTACCCTTTCAAAATCTTTGGAAAACATAGAAGTGATGAGCCTTTGGGATACCGGAAATTAA
- a CDS encoding AEC family transporter, protein MVNFVLIAVCIVAGMVFKATKSIHPDAHKGINTWILYLALPAVSFKYLPKVQWTTEMLFPIVATFLISVFCFFFMMFYSKSKGYSRRSRSTLELASGYSNTSFIGFPLISAFYGEGLLSIAIICDQTMFFALSTLGIIAAVKGGSKSGKVSALFILKRLITFPPLIGCISALVLSQFIDFTVAEPFFDKLAATVSPLALFSVGLQLKFNGWKKLIPQMSMSMLYKLILAPAIVVGLALLFKIKGDVAKITVFEAAMPTLVTSSIIAEQFRLNTKLTNLIIGVSIIVGFFTSAFWYKITELLF, encoded by the coding sequence ATGGTAAATTTTGTTCTGATTGCAGTGTGCATTGTGGCAGGGATGGTATTCAAAGCAACAAAATCTATCCACCCGGATGCTCACAAAGGTATCAATACCTGGATTCTTTATCTTGCTCTTCCGGCCGTTTCCTTTAAATACCTGCCAAAAGTACAATGGACAACAGAAATGCTGTTCCCGATTGTGGCTACCTTCCTGATCTCTGTTTTCTGCTTCTTTTTTATGATGTTTTACAGTAAAAGTAAAGGATATTCAAGGCGCTCCAGAAGTACTCTGGAATTGGCAAGCGGTTATAGCAATACTTCTTTCATCGGTTTTCCCCTTATCAGCGCTTTTTATGGGGAAGGATTATTAAGCATTGCCATTATCTGTGACCAGACCATGTTTTTTGCCCTTTCTACGCTAGGAATAATTGCCGCTGTAAAAGGAGGCAGCAAATCAGGAAAGGTGAGTGCTCTGTTTATTTTAAAAAGACTGATCACTTTTCCGCCATTAATAGGGTGTATCTCAGCTTTGGTGTTGTCACAGTTTATTGATTTTACGGTTGCAGAGCCGTTCTTTGATAAGTTGGCTGCTACAGTGAGCCCGCTGGCCTTATTTTCAGTAGGGTTGCAGCTGAAATTTAACGGATGGAAAAAGCTGATTCCGCAGATGTCGATGTCAATGCTTTACAAGCTGATTCTGGCGCCGGCAATCGTTGTAGGGTTAGCTTTGTTGTTTAAGATCAAAGGTGATGTTGCCAAAATCACGGTATTTGAAGCGGCAATGCCAACGCTGGTGACTTCAAGTATCATTGCAGAACAGTTCAGATTAAACACAAAACTGACCAACCTGATCATCGGGGTCAGCATTATCGTAGGATTTTTTACATCAGCATTTTGGTATAAAATTACCGAGCTGCTTTTTTAG
- the priA gene encoding replication restart helicase PriA has translation MQYAQIVLPLNLKGSFTYKVPEELMSEIQPGMRVLVPFGGKKIYTGIVFELHDNAPESFVAKEVISMLDDQPILPEEQLRFWSWLSDYYLCGLGEIYRFAFPSSLKLESETYLKLKPGAVVDFENLDVNEMYLIQALEVRQLINLTDIEAFIPKKDIIKTINSLIDLQYIEIDEKIAEKYKAKEVAYVRINDEVLQQNLPDILIRLNKARKQKDLFLAILEKQTEHPEIPIKKAELFEDGYFGSSHFKPLADKGLVEEYYMQKDRIESYEGELEELEELSEQQKTAKSEIDEAFEEGKNVLLHGVTSSGKTHIYLEKIDECIRSGKNVLFLLPEISLTKQITQRLEKKYGRQLGFYHQKLTDFEKVEVWRRIRQNDIRILIGTRNALFLPYQNLGLIVVDEEHDSAYRPREVSPYFNAKDSALVLGGFYKAGVILGSATPSVESYYRARKDKMKYVFLDERFGNVSLPEYELINFKEAQDSKKVSGNFSSRLIEEMKKTVDDHNQVIVLHNRRGYANVVECESCGYVNYCSNCDVVMTYHKAANEMKCHYCGQRASKPKTCPKCHSENLNERGVGVEQIHEEVSKLFPDHEVDRMDVDSMRKKFAYEKLYEKIEERETDIVVGTQMISKGLDFDHIELVAIPKADSLLYVQDFRAEERAYQLITQVSGRAGRVSGKGKILIQTYNPDHSVFQLIKMNNPAKIYKYILTERQKFHYPPFTKLIMIELKHRKEDKTDRASQFLGSILRKYLPEDCVLGPERAQIARLNNLYQFQIMLKLPRGKNYEKFKNMVLISLKEFDEITAYQSIKKDVFVDF, from the coding sequence TTGCAATACGCTCAAATTGTTTTACCACTGAATTTAAAAGGATCTTTTACCTATAAAGTTCCTGAAGAACTGATGTCTGAGATCCAGCCCGGGATGAGAGTGCTCGTTCCGTTTGGAGGAAAGAAAATCTATACCGGAATTGTATTTGAACTTCACGATAATGCTCCGGAAAGTTTTGTGGCAAAGGAAGTGATCAGTATGCTGGATGATCAACCTATTCTTCCGGAAGAACAGCTTCGTTTCTGGAGCTGGCTTTCTGATTATTACCTGTGCGGGCTTGGAGAAATTTATCGCTTTGCCTTTCCTTCGTCTTTAAAGCTGGAAAGTGAAACGTATTTAAAACTGAAACCGGGAGCGGTAGTTGATTTTGAAAATCTGGATGTGAATGAAATGTATCTGATCCAGGCACTGGAAGTGCGTCAGCTGATTAATCTGACAGATATTGAAGCATTCATTCCCAAAAAAGATATTATCAAAACGATCAATTCTCTGATCGATCTGCAATACATTGAAATTGATGAGAAAATTGCTGAGAAATATAAAGCCAAAGAAGTGGCCTATGTCAGGATCAATGATGAGGTCTTGCAGCAGAACCTTCCGGATATCCTGATCAGGCTGAATAAAGCAAGAAAACAGAAGGACCTTTTCCTTGCGATTCTTGAAAAGCAGACAGAACATCCTGAAATTCCTATCAAAAAAGCCGAACTGTTTGAAGATGGCTATTTCGGAAGCTCTCATTTTAAACCTCTTGCAGATAAAGGCCTGGTAGAGGAATACTATATGCAGAAAGACAGGATTGAGAGCTATGAAGGAGAGCTTGAAGAGCTTGAAGAACTCTCTGAACAGCAGAAAACCGCTAAATCTGAAATAGATGAAGCCTTTGAAGAAGGTAAAAATGTACTGCTTCACGGGGTGACTTCTTCCGGGAAAACCCATATTTATCTGGAGAAAATAGACGAATGCATCAGATCCGGAAAGAACGTCCTGTTTCTCCTTCCTGAAATTTCGCTCACCAAACAGATTACCCAACGGCTGGAGAAGAAATACGGAAGACAGCTTGGATTTTACCATCAGAAGCTCACGGATTTCGAAAAGGTGGAAGTATGGAGAAGAATCAGACAGAATGATATCCGTATTCTGATCGGGACCCGTAATGCCCTGTTTCTGCCTTATCAGAACTTAGGATTGATCGTGGTAGATGAAGAGCACGATTCCGCATACAGACCGAGAGAAGTTTCTCCTTATTTCAATGCTAAAGATTCGGCATTGGTTTTGGGCGGATTTTATAAGGCCGGAGTTATTTTAGGCTCTGCAACCCCTTCCGTTGAAAGCTATTACAGGGCAAGAAAAGATAAGATGAAATATGTTTTCCTGGATGAAAGGTTCGGGAATGTGAGCCTGCCGGAATACGAGCTGATCAATTTTAAGGAAGCACAGGATTCCAAAAAAGTCTCCGGAAATTTTTCTTCAAGGCTTATTGAGGAAATGAAAAAGACGGTGGATGATCATAATCAGGTGATTGTGCTTCACAACCGCCGGGGTTACGCCAATGTTGTGGAATGCGAAAGCTGTGGTTACGTGAATTACTGTTCCAACTGTGATGTGGTGATGACCTATCATAAAGCAGCCAATGAAATGAAATGCCATTACTGCGGGCAAAGAGCCTCAAAACCGAAAACCTGTCCGAAATGTCATTCTGAAAACCTGAATGAAAGAGGTGTGGGAGTAGAGCAGATTCATGAGGAAGTTTCCAAATTATTCCCGGATCATGAGGTAGACAGGATGGATGTGGATTCCATGCGCAAGAAATTTGCCTACGAAAAGCTCTACGAAAAAATAGAAGAAAGAGAAACGGATATTGTGGTAGGCACACAGATGATTTCCAAAGGACTTGATTTTGACCATATTGAGCTGGTAGCCATTCCGAAAGCTGATTCTCTTCTGTATGTGCAGGATTTCAGAGCGGAAGAAAGAGCTTATCAGCTGATCACGCAGGTTTCAGGAAGAGCGGGAAGGGTTTCCGGAAAAGGAAAGATCCTGATTCAGACGTATAATCCTGATCATTCCGTATTTCAGCTGATCAAGATGAATAACCCGGCGAAGATCTATAAATATATCCTTACAGAACGCCAGAAATTCCATTATCCGCCGTTTACCAAACTGATTATGATTGAGCTGAAGCACAGAAAAGAAGATAAAACAGACCGTGCTTCGCAGTTTCTGGGTTCCATCTTAAGAAAATACCTTCCGGAAGATTGTGTTTTAGGACCCGAAAGAGCCCAGATTGCCAGGCTGAATAATTTATATCAGTTCCAGATTATGCTTAAACTGCCCCGTGGTAAAAACTATGAAAAGTTCAAGAATATGGTTTTGATAAGTTTGAAAGAATTTGATGAAATCACTGCATATCAAAGCATTAAAAAAGATGTTTTTGTGGATTTTTAA
- the dacB gene encoding D-alanyl-D-alanine carboxypeptidase/D-alanyl-D-alanine endopeptidase, translated as MVNYRKYISSAAVLASGFFLAQSTVSTVLYSQNYDNQKNSLNLPSPVTSVEKTVLSAKELVDINVNTMMSDPVLKNAQWGFVVYDPKTKKVISSYNESSPLVPASTTKLLTTETALNLLGENYRWMTQLEYSGTVDETGTLNGNLYIVGSGDPSLGTNKAGAWSYRDIISDFVGGLSREGIRKVNGDIIIQTALFKGNISMLPENVVWLENNNYYLPAGTTRGINPANEKLIVKKGGFSAEKKFFYVSPYAHQMVYAEKYDGDGILTTKLPDAPAYLANSFRTTLVKSGIPVTGKVTPKMTDAAPESRKMLSAYKSPTLADIVYYTNQHSDNSLAEALLRTVGFQKMGDQTSESGRMVVTDHLKEAGFDMMGLNYMDGSGLSRGNNVTPISQVKFLTSLMDEKYYRAYLTSLPIGGQSGTLKRMFLGQGNGQVFAKTGTLNKVKTLAGYLKTNSGKTLVFSLMVNNYSGSVDMVKKRMEKILEPALDL; from the coding sequence ATGGTAAATTACAGAAAATATATTTCAAGTGCAGCGGTGTTGGCTTCCGGTTTCTTCCTGGCTCAATCTACCGTTTCTACCGTTCTTTATTCTCAGAATTATGACAATCAGAAAAACAGTTTGAATCTGCCTTCCCCCGTTACTTCGGTGGAAAAGACTGTTTTGTCAGCAAAAGAGCTTGTAGATATTAATGTAAACACAATGATGTCGGATCCGGTGCTGAAAAATGCGCAATGGGGATTTGTTGTGTATGATCCGAAAACGAAGAAAGTGATTTCTTCGTACAATGAAAGCAGTCCACTGGTTCCTGCTTCAACGACCAAATTACTGACCACAGAAACGGCTTTAAATCTCCTTGGTGAAAACTACAGGTGGATGACCCAGCTGGAATACTCCGGAACCGTTGATGAAACGGGAACCCTGAACGGAAACCTTTACATCGTAGGAAGCGGAGATCCTTCTTTGGGAACCAATAAGGCAGGAGCATGGTCGTACAGGGACATTATTTCAGACTTCGTAGGCGGACTTTCACGAGAGGGAATCCGAAAGGTAAATGGTGATATTATCATTCAGACAGCGCTTTTCAAAGGCAATATTTCAATGCTTCCGGAAAATGTTGTATGGTTGGAAAACAATAATTATTATCTGCCGGCCGGCACAACCCGTGGAATCAATCCTGCCAATGAAAAACTGATTGTAAAAAAAGGAGGCTTTTCTGCTGAAAAGAAATTTTTCTACGTTTCTCCTTATGCCCACCAGATGGTATACGCTGAAAAATATGACGGAGACGGTATCCTGACCACAAAACTCCCGGACGCACCGGCTTACCTGGCCAATTCTTTCAGAACCACCCTGGTGAAAAGCGGAATTCCGGTTACCGGAAAAGTAACTCCAAAAATGACGGATGCAGCTCCTGAAAGCAGAAAAATGCTATCTGCCTACAAATCTCCTACTCTGGCTGATATCGTTTATTATACCAATCAGCACAGTGATAATTCATTAGCAGAAGCTTTATTAAGAACAGTAGGATTCCAGAAAATGGGAGATCAGACTTCTGAATCAGGTAGAATGGTTGTTACGGACCACCTGAAAGAAGCCGGCTTCGATATGATGGGGCTAAATTATATGGACGGAAGCGGTCTTTCAAGAGGAAATAACGTGACTCCTATTTCTCAGGTGAAATTCCTGACTTCTTTAATGGATGAAAAGTATTACAGAGCTTATCTGACTTCTCTGCCGATCGGTGGACAGTCAGGGACTTTAAAAAGAATGTTTTTAGGGCAAGGTAACGGACAGGTATTTGCTAAAACCGGAACTCTGAATAAAGTAAAAACACTGGCAGGATATCTGAAGACCAATTCAGGTAAAACCCTTGTTTTTTCTTTAATGGTCAACAACTATTCCGGTTCGGTAGATATGGTCAAGAAAAGAATGGAAAAAATTCTTGAACCCGCACTGGATCTCTGA